A window from uncultured Desulfobacter sp. encodes these proteins:
- a CDS encoding response regulator transcription factor: MGSKIKRIVIAEDNTLLREGLCLMIDSDPDLEVVAQAEDGFAAIETTLSLKEPPDLVMMDLSMPKMDGVSAIKEIKRQMPDSKIMALTIHDSDEFILECFDAGASGYCLKDSSQDELLKAIHVVLSGKTYISPGIAGTVMEGFLDGRRKLKSKTAWGSLTQREREVLKLVAEGYTSKEMADLLCISPKTVERHRSNIMNKLDLHNVSELTSFAIEKNLVGN, translated from the coding sequence ATGGGTTCGAAAATAAAAAGAATTGTAATAGCTGAAGATAATACCCTGTTGCGTGAAGGGCTATGCCTGATGATCGATTCGGATCCGGATCTTGAAGTTGTGGCCCAGGCAGAAGACGGGTTCGCCGCCATCGAAACCACCCTTTCTCTCAAAGAGCCGCCGGACTTGGTCATGATGGATCTGTCCATGCCTAAAATGGACGGGGTCTCCGCCATCAAAGAGATTAAACGCCAGATGCCGGATTCTAAAATTATGGCTTTGACGATTCATGATTCCGATGAATTTATTCTGGAGTGCTTTGATGCAGGGGCATCAGGCTATTGCCTGAAGGATTCATCCCAGGATGAGCTGCTAAAGGCCATCCATGTGGTTCTCTCAGGAAAAACCTATATCAGCCCCGGAATTGCCGGCACCGTCATGGAAGGTTTTCTGGATGGCCGCAGGAAACTTAAAAGCAAAACAGCATGGGGCAGCCTGACCCAGCGGGAGAGGGAGGTCCTCAAACTGGTGGCCGAAGGATACACCAGCAAAGAGATGGCTGATCTTTTATGCATCAGCCCCAAAACAGTGGAGCGCCACCGTTCCAACATTATGAACAAACTGGATTTGCATAATGTCTCCGAGTTGACTTCCTTTGCCATTGAAAAGAATCTGGTCGGAAATTAA
- a CDS encoding 2-oxoacid:ferredoxin oxidoreductase subunit beta, with the protein MLDKERYESAYKNQWCPGCGNFGILEAMKDALFALDIPPEKLLIVSGIGQAAKTPHFLKCNFLHSIHGRALSLALGAKIANQDLNILVNSGDGDCYGEGGNHFIHAVRRNADMTLLVHNNRIYGLTKGQASPTSARGMITPTQPGGVISEPLNGPALALTMGAGFVARGFSGNAEHLSSLIQAAIEYKGFSVIDIFQPCVTFNRVNTAQWYKDRIYELDDTKNRDDFHAAMKLAFETGDRIPVGILYARQKQEFISQIKVLEKGPLIDNPFDPDRLVKEAQEYIAVF; encoded by the coding sequence ATGTTAGATAAAGAACGTTATGAATCTGCGTACAAAAATCAGTGGTGCCCGGGGTGCGGCAATTTCGGCATTCTTGAAGCCATGAAAGATGCCCTATTCGCGCTTGATATTCCGCCGGAAAAACTGCTCATTGTCTCGGGAATCGGTCAGGCCGCCAAGACGCCCCATTTTTTAAAATGCAATTTTTTGCACAGCATCCATGGCCGTGCGCTCTCCCTTGCACTGGGGGCGAAGATCGCCAATCAGGATTTGAACATTCTGGTCAATTCAGGGGACGGAGACTGTTACGGTGAAGGCGGTAACCATTTTATCCATGCGGTACGCCGGAATGCGGACATGACGCTTTTAGTGCATAACAACCGGATTTACGGACTGACCAAGGGCCAGGCCTCTCCGACATCGGCCCGGGGGATGATCACACCCACGCAGCCTGGCGGCGTGATATCAGAACCCTTGAACGGTCCGGCGCTGGCCTTGACCATGGGGGCCGGGTTCGTGGCCAGGGGGTTTTCAGGAAATGCAGAGCATTTAAGCAGCCTGATTCAAGCGGCAATTGAATACAAGGGATTCAGCGTAATCGATATTTTTCAGCCCTGCGTCACTTTTAACCGGGTCAATACCGCCCAATGGTACAAAGACCGGATCTATGAACTGGACGATACCAAGAACCGGGATGATTTTCACGCGGCCATGAAACTGGCCTTTGAAACAGGGGACCGGATACCCGTCGGCATTTTGTATGCCAGGCAAAAACAAGAGTTTATTTCGCAAATCAAAGTTCTGGAAAAAGGACCGCTCATTGACAATCCTTTTGATCCGGACCGGTTGGTAAAAGAGGCTCAAGAATATATTGCGGTTTTTTAG
- a CDS encoding ATP-binding protein, with translation MDAEKISRAARALLDNAYQALPERKGMILVSTDIVNMVNGSCEFYGIPAGEYARLSVTDDGVGMEKDVLTQVFAPFFSGENGCYPERKGLGLTLARNIVESHGGTIDIWSTPGRGSTFSINLPLEYFEKAISEVTAE, from the coding sequence GTGGATGCTGAAAAAATCAGTCGGGCGGCACGGGCGCTTTTGGATAATGCGTATCAAGCCTTGCCGGAAAGAAAAGGCATGATCCTTGTGAGCACGGATATTGTAAACATGGTGAATGGCTCATGTGAATTCTATGGTATCCCTGCCGGAGAATATGCGCGTTTATCAGTGACGGATGATGGTGTCGGAATGGAAAAAGATGTGTTGACTCAAGTTTTTGCGCCTTTTTTTTCAGGAGAGAACGGTTGCTATCCTGAAAGGAAAGGTTTGGGCTTAACTTTAGCCAGAAATATTGTAGAAAGTCATGGCGGTACCATCGACATTTGGAGTACCCCGGGCCGCGGATCTACTTTTTCAATTAATTTACCTTTGGAATATTTTGAAAAAGCCATATCGGAAGTTACAGCTGAATAA
- a CDS encoding flavodoxin → MSKALIIYGSTTGNTETVADIISADLSKADYTIKKINVSDVDVDILNEAFDLYLLGSSTWGDDEIEFQEDFAPFYENMNGELNLSGKKFAVFGCGDSSYEYFCGAVDALEERLAKLGASLVCESLRIDGEPEQSEINEWTQDVINAA, encoded by the coding sequence ATGAGCAAAGCATTGATTATCTATGGCTCAACTACCGGAAATACCGAGACTGTTGCCGACATCATTTCAGCGGATCTATCCAAGGCGGATTACACAATCAAAAAAATTAACGTCTCTGATGTGGATGTGGATATTCTCAATGAGGCATTTGATCTGTATCTGCTTGGCAGCTCCACCTGGGGCGACGATGAGATTGAGTTTCAGGAAGATTTTGCCCCTTTTTATGAGAATATGAACGGAGAATTAAATTTATCAGGCAAAAAATTTGCCGTGTTCGGGTGCGGAGATTCATCATATGAATATTTCTGCGGTGCCGTGGATGCCCTTGAAGAGCGCCTGGCAAAGCTTGGGGCAAGCCTCGTGTGTGAGTCCCTTAGAATTGACGGAGAGCCCGAACAATCAGAAATTAATGAATGGACACAGGATGTGATCAATGCCGCCTAA
- a CDS encoding 2-oxoacid:acceptor oxidoreductase subunit alpha, translating into MDITILIGGAAGQGIQTIGSLLAAACRKAGYFAMAVNDFESRVRGGHSFFQIRISNTPVYSPREIVDLLIALDENTWQIHRQSLADNSVVLADEDFSTTGQVVPVAFEKLAKESGSKLFVNTVAAAAGLRVLGADLDIIQTTIRDHFGSLKQELLEKNLDAAQKGFDKVADVSFEQQPLAEPSAPKGNLISCAKAIALGAVSADCRVGAFYPMSPATGIMLHLTELSKRLDLVVEQAEDEIAAANIVIGASFAGARAMTATSGGGFCLMTEALGLAGMTETPMVIVNAMRPGPSTGLPTRTAQGDLRFAIHASHDDFPRFVFAPGTPEQAFEQTRKAFHLSEKYQVPAIILVDQYLMDALFLLEKPFSIDKHVERFIVTDEDIADPKKYERFALMDSGVSPRALPCKGDALVKVSSDEHRPDGHITEDIATRNAMMEKRLAKLPAMTEELDAPEAVHPEAHTLLIGWGSSAGAIKEATEHMRDRGSDVGCLLFSQIWPFPADAVKKVLNNDSDRQYICVEMNAGAQFAGILKEYTDIDFSGYVLKYDGRPFTSGFITDALKEKELA; encoded by the coding sequence ATGGATATTACCATACTGATCGGCGGCGCCGCCGGCCAAGGCATTCAGACCATCGGTTCACTCCTGGCGGCTGCCTGTCGCAAGGCCGGGTATTTTGCCATGGCCGTCAACGATTTTGAATCCCGGGTTCGCGGGGGGCACAGTTTTTTCCAGATCCGTATCAGCAATACCCCGGTTTACTCACCCCGGGAAATTGTGGATCTGTTGATCGCCCTGGACGAAAACACCTGGCAGATCCATCGGCAATCCCTCGCGGACAATAGTGTAGTGCTGGCTGATGAGGACTTTTCAACCACCGGCCAGGTTGTGCCCGTGGCTTTTGAAAAACTCGCCAAAGAGAGTGGGTCAAAGTTGTTTGTCAATACTGTGGCGGCGGCTGCCGGCCTTCGGGTACTGGGTGCCGACCTGGATATAATCCAGACTACAATAAGAGATCATTTTGGCTCTCTTAAACAGGAGTTGCTGGAAAAGAATCTGGATGCGGCCCAAAAAGGCTTTGACAAAGTAGCGGACGTCTCCTTTGAACAACAACCCTTGGCAGAGCCGTCCGCTCCCAAAGGCAATCTTATTTCCTGTGCCAAGGCCATTGCGCTCGGGGCGGTTTCAGCCGACTGCCGGGTGGGGGCATTTTACCCCATGAGCCCTGCCACAGGCATCATGCTGCATTTAACGGAATTGAGTAAGCGGTTGGATCTGGTGGTTGAGCAGGCCGAAGATGAAATTGCAGCCGCTAATATCGTGATTGGGGCCTCGTTTGCCGGGGCAAGGGCCATGACGGCAACTTCCGGAGGCGGGTTCTGTCTGATGACCGAGGCCCTGGGACTTGCCGGTATGACAGAGACGCCCATGGTGATTGTAAATGCCATGCGCCCCGGACCGTCCACCGGTCTTCCCACACGAACAGCCCAGGGAGATCTGCGATTTGCCATCCACGCATCCCATGATGATTTCCCAAGATTCGTATTTGCGCCGGGAACACCGGAACAAGCTTTTGAACAGACCCGCAAGGCGTTTCATTTATCAGAGAAATACCAGGTGCCTGCCATTATTCTGGTTGATCAATACTTGATGGATGCCCTGTTTCTGCTGGAAAAACCGTTCTCAATTGATAAGCATGTGGAACGTTTTATCGTGACGGATGAAGATATAGCAGATCCGAAAAAATACGAACGGTTTGCCTTAATGGATTCAGGCGTATCCCCCCGGGCGCTGCCGTGCAAAGGGGATGCCCTTGTCAAAGTGTCCAGCGATGAACATCGGCCGGACGGGCATATCACCGAAGATATTGCCACGCGTAACGCCATGATGGAAAAACGCCTTGCCAAACTGCCGGCCATGACCGAAGAGCTGGATGCGCCGGAAGCTGTGCATCCAGAAGCACATACCCTTTTAATCGGTTGGGGGTCCAGTGCCGGTGCCATAAAAGAGGCCACAGAACATATGCGCGACAGGGGTTCGGACGTCGGCTGCCTGCTGTTTTCCCAGATATGGCCGTTCCCCGCAGATGCTGTAAAAAAAGTACTGAACAATGATTCAGACAGACAATATATCTGTGTTGAGATGAATGCCGGTGCTCAGTTTGCCGGCATATTAAAGGAATACACGGATATAGACTTTTCCGGATATGTACTCAAGTACGACGGCAGGCCATTTACATCCGGCTTTATAACAGATGCACTCAAAGAAAAGGAGCTTGCCTGA
- a CDS encoding tetratricopeptide repeat protein: MPPKQKKCLRSMLKDIGFMNRTAMAAGNAGKFDTAFKNMNQALELTRQLKKDCLVAKLLNNLGNLHTMSGEWDKALLSYEQSMSIVTEHYGTDNILYKTLQKNLVYLLTLDVAAA, translated from the coding sequence ATGCCGCCTAAACAGAAAAAATGTCTACGATCCATGCTCAAGGATATCGGTTTTATGAACCGTACCGCCATGGCAGCCGGAAATGCCGGAAAGTTTGACACCGCCTTTAAAAATATGAACCAGGCGCTGGAGTTGACGCGCCAGCTCAAAAAAGATTGCCTGGTGGCAAAACTGTTAAACAACCTGGGTAATTTACACACCATGTCCGGGGAATGGGATAAGGCACTGCTCTCATATGAGCAGTCCATGTCCATTGTGACTGAGCATTACGGTACCGATAATATTCTTTACAAAACCCTTCAAAAAAATCTGGTGTACCTTTTGACACTGGATGTCGCCGCCGCTTGA
- a CDS encoding response regulator transcription factor → MTNDNVIKILIVDDHKAIREGLKVILQLEPDFLIVGEAEDGKQAINLAQTLAPDVIIMDIDLGEMHGIEVTQQILSRQPDIGVIGFSMHSDQDLARDMCEAGAKTHLNKNDSPDQLILAIRSFGQSQEK, encoded by the coding sequence GTGACAAACGACAATGTCATCAAAATTTTAATTGTTGATGACCATAAGGCTATACGCGAAGGTCTTAAGGTCATTTTGCAACTGGAGCCTGATTTTTTAATCGTCGGAGAAGCCGAAGATGGAAAACAGGCGATAAATCTTGCACAGACGCTTGCTCCGGATGTCATCATTATGGATATCGATTTAGGTGAAATGCATGGCATCGAGGTAACCCAACAGATTCTTTCCCGTCAACCGGATATTGGTGTGATCGGCTTTTCCATGCATTCGGATCAGGACCTTGCCAGGGATATGTGTGAAGCCGGCGCAAAGACACATTTAAATAAGAATGATTCTCCAGATCAGTTGATCTTGGCTATACGCAGCTTTGGGCAAAGCCAAGAAAAATAA
- the acnA gene encoding aconitate hydratase AcnA: MGTNKGNPGAFNAVDFKDEIRIKDQTYFFNNLNFLDSKTGTSLARLPFSIRVLVENLLKKLWEGAVTPDDVIAAAQWKPKYDKSVEIPFYPARVLMQDFTGVPAVVDLAAMRDAMAEAGKDPALVNPLIPVELIVDHSVQVDFSGTQTCREKNVEKEYERNGERYRLLKWAQKSFDNFRVVPPNSGICHQVNLEYLGRGAMRTKTDTHDLLYADTLVGTDSHTTMINGIGVLGWGVGGIEAEAVMLGQPYFMPLPEVIGVELVGKLQPGVTATDMVLTVTNRLRQMNVVEKFVEFYGPGLKHLKVPDRATIANMSPEYGATMGFFPIDAQTIDYYKMTNRAEQAEVVEAWAKACGLFRHDDDTPEFSDTLSIDLAEIVPSLAGPARPQDLVKLSELDTVFSGLIDATGPGKKLAEIRINDMPAEISDGSVVIAAITSCTNTSNPYVLMGAGLLARNAVKKGVFPQPYVKTSFAPGSKVVVDYLSDAGLMPYLEGLGFHVAAFGCTTCIGNSGPLHPEIEKQIKEKDLVVASVLSGNRNFEARIHQLTKANFLASPMLVVAFALCGRVDVDLSQDPVALDPNGEPVYLKDIWPGDDEIETLVRRYVKKEDFQNQYEQIYQGDQFWKALDISQSVTFNWDPESTYIRNPPYFEGFSLSPSPLEGFEDARALMALGDSVTTDHISPAGAIPEHYPAGIYLKDKGIDVAAFNSYGARRGNHEVMMRGTFGNIRIKNQMVAPKEGSFTKKIPEGDTRFVFDVAEAYRQDHVPLIVLAGKEYGTGSSRDWAAKGSALLGVRAVIARSYERIHRSNLVGMGVLPLQFIDGDGWQELELDGSELFSVKGMSQLAPHKKLEITARKADGKEVTFNAIARLDTDIDVEYMIHGGILPYVLRKLIKEA; the protein is encoded by the coding sequence ATGGGGACAAACAAAGGAAATCCCGGCGCCTTTAACGCAGTGGATTTTAAGGATGAGATCCGGATCAAGGATCAAACGTACTTCTTCAATAACCTTAATTTTTTAGACTCAAAGACGGGGACTTCGCTTGCCCGGCTGCCGTTTTCCATACGGGTTCTGGTGGAAAATCTTTTAAAGAAACTATGGGAGGGGGCGGTAACGCCCGATGATGTTATAGCAGCCGCCCAATGGAAGCCCAAATATGACAAGTCCGTTGAAATCCCCTTTTATCCGGCACGGGTGCTGATGCAGGATTTCACCGGCGTGCCTGCAGTGGTGGATCTGGCAGCCATGCGGGACGCCATGGCTGAGGCAGGAAAAGACCCTGCACTGGTTAATCCCCTGATTCCGGTGGAGTTGATTGTGGATCATTCCGTACAAGTGGATTTCAGCGGCACTCAGACCTGCCGGGAAAAGAACGTGGAAAAAGAATATGAGCGCAATGGGGAGCGTTACCGTCTTTTAAAATGGGCCCAAAAGAGCTTTGATAATTTCCGGGTGGTCCCGCCTAACTCCGGGATCTGTCATCAGGTCAACCTTGAGTATTTAGGACGAGGCGCCATGCGGACAAAGACCGATACCCATGATCTGCTGTATGCAGATACCCTGGTGGGGACCGACTCCCATACCACGATGATTAATGGCATTGGTGTGCTGGGCTGGGGCGTCGGCGGTATTGAAGCCGAAGCGGTTATGCTGGGCCAGCCTTATTTCATGCCCCTTCCCGAAGTCATCGGCGTGGAACTGGTCGGAAAACTTCAACCCGGTGTGACTGCCACAGATATGGTATTGACCGTCACCAATCGCCTGCGGCAGATGAATGTGGTGGAAAAATTTGTGGAATTTTACGGCCCGGGGTTGAAGCACCTCAAGGTGCCTGACCGGGCTACCATCGCCAATATGTCTCCGGAATATGGTGCCACCATGGGATTTTTTCCCATAGATGCGCAGACCATTGACTACTATAAGATGACCAACCGGGCGGAACAGGCTGAGGTCGTTGAGGCTTGGGCCAAAGCCTGCGGCCTGTTCAGGCATGATGACGATACGCCTGAATTCAGCGATACCCTCTCCATTGATCTGGCAGAAATTGTTCCCAGCCTTGCAGGCCCGGCAAGACCCCAGGATCTGGTAAAACTCAGCGAACTCGATACTGTTTTTTCAGGACTGATAGACGCGACCGGTCCTGGAAAAAAACTGGCTGAGATTCGCATCAACGATATGCCGGCTGAGATCTCAGACGGCAGTGTGGTGATTGCCGCCATCACATCGTGCACGAACACGTCCAATCCTTACGTACTTATGGGTGCAGGATTGCTGGCCAGAAATGCCGTTAAAAAAGGTGTGTTCCCCCAACCCTATGTCAAGACCTCATTTGCTCCGGGTTCCAAGGTGGTGGTGGACTATCTGTCCGATGCCGGCCTGATGCCCTATCTGGAAGGATTGGGGTTCCATGTGGCAGCCTTTGGGTGCACAACATGTATCGGTAACAGCGGTCCTTTACATCCGGAAATTGAAAAACAGATCAAAGAAAAGGATCTTGTCGTGGCATCGGTACTGTCCGGGAACCGTAATTTTGAAGCCCGGATACATCAGTTGACCAAGGCCAATTTTCTGGCATCCCCCATGCTGGTGGTGGCCTTTGCCCTGTGCGGGCGGGTGGATGTGGATCTATCCCAAGATCCTGTGGCCCTGGACCCCAATGGCGAGCCGGTCTACCTGAAAGATATCTGGCCCGGAGATGACGAAATAGAGACCCTGGTCCGCAGGTATGTAAAAAAAGAGGATTTTCAAAATCAATACGAACAGATCTATCAAGGGGATCAATTTTGGAAAGCACTCGACATTTCCCAGTCGGTCACCTTCAACTGGGACCCCGAATCCACCTATATTCGTAATCCTCCCTATTTTGAAGGTTTTTCACTGAGCCCCTCCCCGCTGGAAGGCTTTGAAGATGCCAGGGCGCTTATGGCGCTGGGAGATTCTGTAACCACCGATCACATCTCTCCGGCAGGTGCGATTCCCGAACATTACCCAGCCGGGATTTACCTCAAGGATAAAGGTATCGACGTGGCCGCATTTAACTCCTACGGCGCCAGGCGGGGAAACCACGAAGTGATGATGCGGGGCACCTTTGGAAACATCCGCATAAAAAATCAGATGGTCGCTCCCAAGGAGGGGAGTTTTACAAAAAAAATTCCCGAAGGGGATACACGGTTTGTTTTTGATGTTGCCGAAGCCTACCGACAGGATCATGTGCCGCTGATTGTGCTGGCAGGCAAGGAATACGGCACTGGATCTTCACGGGACTGGGCTGCCAAAGGGTCAGCGCTGCTCGGCGTTCGTGCGGTCATTGCAAGGTCCTACGAGCGAATCCACCGCAGCAACCTTGTGGGGATGGGGGTGCTGCCGCTTCAGTTCATTGACGGAGACGGGTGGCAGGAACTGGAACTTGACGGATCGGAGCTGTTTTCCGTCAAGGGGATGTCACAATTAGCCCCACATAAGAAACTTGAGATTACGGCCCGCAAAGCAGACGGCAAGGAGGTTACGTTTAATGCCATTGCCCGGCTGGATACGGATATTGATGTTGAGTACATGATACACGGCGGTATTTTGCCGTACGTTTTAAGAAAATTAATAAAAGAGGCCTGA
- a CDS encoding MASE3 domain-containing protein, which yields MNNSNKKGVIGVVSFIVMLVGLYICSLYNLLLFHMLAEMFAVVTACSIFVVTWNARTFFKEKQFFPFIGIAYLFVGILDLVHAMTYKGVNIIPAIDANIPTQLWVSARYLESITLLSSFFIFKNKKKAETYLFGFTGVTTLILLSIFYWQIFPDCYLENAGGLTTFKKNSEYVICLILAAALGALYFNRARFDKTLFNWLQASIVITIVSELLFTTYIGVYSAAIILGHYLKIISFYCLYKALIETGLSQPYSLLYKDLADSREHYQKLFSNMMDGFARHRMILDENGNPVDYEFLETNQAFEKLTGLQDVAGKTVTQLLPDVKNDPMDWINVYGNVALKGESVRFESYTASLKKWYSINAYSVKFGEFVTIFEDITERKEAVDALSSQRELLNTTLSHLGDGVISTDKTGRVAFINPAGEKLTGWPRAEALGKKLEQIFQVCRKENKEPICKENESNSLYEDQLMVFPDEGMLLHRDGTRIPIEEDVNPVKDKNGDLTGLVLIFRDITMWKQFQKKLQDANELLEDKVAERTLTLHQTVERLQKEIEQRIKADARNQEADQELRSKAVQLRALAGKLTMAEQAERRRVAKVLHDGIQQYMAAAKLHLSGLERKIEDPQLNAMARKIEETIGTCIQMARSLSADLSPPALYRGGLISGLRWLAGRMQERHGLRVTFKSEIEKAALPEDIVLLVFESVRELLFNSVKHSGMFEAQVSLEKSGENQLCLCVQDAGSGFVPSEISVSENMKQGFGLFSIQERINLIGGTFEIESKPGQGSRFNILLPYKTEAGSLSADNAPADSLETSADNSDSQHLKKDIRVLLADDHAIFRKGVFQSLKETPGIEVIGQAHDGLEIVEMAQQLNPDVILMDINMPGIDGVEATHRICRAHPNIKILALSMYEKKDYARDMISAGAVDFISKGCSSSEMVAAIRNAVTVSL from the coding sequence ATGAATAACAGCAATAAAAAAGGTGTCATCGGTGTAGTCTCTTTTATAGTGATGCTGGTCGGCTTGTATATCTGTTCTCTCTACAATTTGCTGTTGTTTCATATGCTGGCCGAAATGTTTGCAGTGGTCACCGCATGCAGTATTTTTGTGGTGACATGGAACGCCAGAACGTTTTTTAAAGAAAAGCAGTTTTTTCCCTTTATCGGGATCGCCTATCTTTTCGTGGGCATTCTGGATCTGGTTCATGCCATGACATATAAAGGGGTCAATATCATTCCCGCTATTGATGCCAATATCCCCACCCAGCTTTGGGTCTCTGCCCGTTATCTTGAAAGTATTACACTTCTCTCTTCATTTTTTATTTTTAAAAACAAAAAAAAGGCAGAAACCTATTTATTTGGGTTTACAGGCGTTACTACGCTGATTTTGCTTTCTATATTTTACTGGCAGATTTTTCCGGACTGCTATCTTGAAAATGCGGGCGGCTTGACCACGTTTAAAAAAAACAGCGAGTACGTCATCTGCTTGATTCTGGCTGCAGCGCTCGGTGCCCTTTATTTCAACCGGGCCCGGTTTGACAAAACACTTTTCAATTGGCTGCAGGCCTCCATCGTTATCACCATTGTTTCTGAATTGCTGTTTACAACGTATATCGGCGTTTACAGTGCCGCCATTATACTCGGTCATTATTTAAAAATCATTTCGTTTTATTGTCTGTACAAAGCGCTGATTGAAACCGGCCTTTCACAGCCTTACAGCCTGCTGTACAAAGATCTTGCCGACAGCAGGGAGCATTATCAGAAGTTGTTTTCCAATATGATGGACGGGTTTGCCAGGCATCGGATGATCCTGGATGAAAATGGTAACCCCGTTGATTATGAATTTCTGGAAACAAATCAAGCCTTTGAAAAGTTGACCGGCCTTCAGGATGTAGCGGGGAAAACAGTGACTCAGTTGCTACCGGATGTAAAAAATGATCCAATGGATTGGATTAATGTGTATGGCAACGTTGCCCTTAAAGGAGAGTCAGTCCGGTTTGAAAGCTATACCGCTTCACTCAAAAAATGGTATTCCATCAACGCGTATTCGGTTAAATTCGGTGAATTTGTAACGATTTTTGAAGATATAACTGAAAGAAAAGAAGCGGTTGACGCTTTATCTTCCCAAAGAGAGTTGCTGAACACCACGTTGTCGCACCTCGGGGATGGTGTTATCTCTACGGATAAAACCGGTCGGGTGGCCTTTATCAATCCGGCTGGGGAAAAATTGACCGGGTGGCCCCGGGCAGAGGCGTTGGGAAAAAAATTAGAACAGATTTTCCAAGTGTGTCGAAAAGAAAACAAAGAGCCCATTTGCAAAGAGAATGAGTCGAACTCTCTATATGAAGATCAATTGATGGTTTTTCCCGATGAAGGCATGCTGTTGCATCGTGATGGAACCCGGATTCCTATTGAGGAGGACGTAAACCCGGTGAAAGACAAAAATGGGGATTTAACCGGGCTCGTTCTTATTTTTCGAGACATTACCATGTGGAAGCAATTTCAGAAAAAGCTCCAGGACGCCAATGAACTGCTGGAGGACAAAGTTGCCGAGCGGACTCTGACCCTGCACCAGACCGTAGAGCGTCTTCAAAAGGAAATTGAGCAACGCATAAAGGCAGACGCCCGCAACCAGGAAGCGGATCAGGAACTGAGGTCCAAGGCCGTCCAACTGCGCGCCCTGGCCGGAAAGCTGACTATGGCTGAACAGGCGGAACGCAGGCGGGTCGCCAAGGTGCTGCATGACGGTATCCAGCAGTATATGGCGGCAGCCAAACTTCACCTGAGCGGCCTTGAGCGTAAAATTGAGGATCCGCAATTAAATGCTATGGCTAGAAAGATTGAAGAAACCATCGGTACTTGTATCCAAATGGCCCGTTCATTAAGTGCGGATCTAAGTCCTCCGGCGCTTTACAGAGGGGGATTGATTTCAGGCCTTCGGTGGCTTGCCGGCAGGATGCAGGAGCGCCATGGATTGCGCGTGACATTTAAATCTGAGATAGAAAAAGCAGCTCTCCCCGAGGATATTGTGCTGTTGGTTTTTGAGTCGGTCCGCGAATTGCTGTTTAATTCGGTCAAACATTCCGGAATGTTTGAAGCTCAGGTGAGTCTGGAAAAAAGCGGAGAAAATCAACTCTGCCTTTGCGTGCAGGATGCCGGCAGTGGTTTTGTGCCATCTGAAATTTCTGTTTCCGAAAATATGAAACAAGGCTTCGGCCTGTTCAGTATACAGGAGCGGATTAATTTGATCGGAGGAACTTTTGAGATTGAAAGCAAACCCGGCCAGGGCAGCCGGTTTAATATTCTGCTGCCCTATAAAACCGAGGCCGGTTCTTTGTCTGCCGATAACGCGCCGGCAGATTCCCTCGAAACCTCTGCGGATAATTCCGATTCTCAACATTTAAAAAAAGATATTCGGGTGCTTCTGGCAGATGACCACGCCATCTTCCGTAAAGGGGTCTTCCAATCGCTCAAAGAAACTCCCGGTATCGAGGTGATCGGTCAGGCCCATGACGGCCTGGAAATTGTTGAGATGGCCCAACAGCTCAACCCGGATGTGATTTTGATGGACATCAATATGCCCGGTATCGACGGGGTTGAAGCGACCCACCGTATTTGTCGAGCCCATCCAAACATAAAAATCCTGGCCCTTTCCATGTATGAGAAAAAAGATTATGCCCGGGATATGATTTCAGCCGGTGCCGTTGATTTTATCAGTAAGGGATGCTCGTCATCTGAAATGGTGGCCGCAATTCGAAATGCCGTAACGGTTTCCCTGTAA